A part of Leishmania major strain Friedlin complete genome, chromosome 11 genomic DNA contains:
- a CDS encoding putative PIF1 helicase-like protein, giving the protein MNNISAFDLDGEQGDGRAINEERDRQLDGDASAATASPAHQEGVSKDDWDDQSYGAVDKDIKGVEDWVSDDTLPIAPAACAGDAVRTADKRTRQLILDPVEWLAQASDAPLMDETLLESNTHIKDQLTEALAPSAAAKYTEWLRHRTHDATFSDAEPAIGEVPPSAGRVAAMVVRGFDPATAAFMASASQQSIEAEEDTSLQEALTAELYADVSRAIRKQQYHRPRNKKAKRSEAAAAAPSIHADTDRDRFTDAEHPSEAPLSRENDAATMQAEALPPAAQSAALLNPDEGADGTVGGALPTPCHEVATASFGPPKRDNTTALAAESDALVYNIFTRRVAKAGSMSIRTLALMGIGVDRTTRELCVTDAEALRNLAGELRAHRVSWPKVWSHGPLYQQIERLLSDAAVEDPVERVSGLLKLQYNRSHLQRQKPGLVVGGETTESEQRPSAAVEATTAQPSMMESIDDKLFTLQDLNAEQQAVVQLVMQGHHTYIGGGAGTGKSVLLRVIKQQLVREGLAVAVTGTTGIAGSQIGGCTLHHCLGISPLGEFTRRKDLSSYDVIIIDEVSMLSRDLFESLEVHLRRANNTNLPFGGVQMILSGDFLQLGAIHAQPLITSTVFRRNFVHLKLHTVVRQNGDLCFAAQLQQLRRGRVPLDLPKSVRFMSREQVVAEHHAASELRERQQAQLQQVLSTTTSKPSIDPHTETLATSNAADESLRTQSAAATTPVRPFPQVRRRDSVAAFVDGAVNLLPTNREVDATNTEQLDRLDGELITFAPQLLPPSLVGTWSPTYVLRIHAPPKLNMKTFALEMRRYLAAFYTHGQRASSQPSSRLSARLSRREKDAAASSSTAAASANFSDGAWLLHPSLSERSIVLYPLFVDALALRVRLPPTIDKEEAQAFLLYLSELDRHLENIDNGVRVRDVLMHADGMHTEQDEFTLSQYVQRTPLARPLGLKIGARVMLRTNLAPGLVNGSLGTVVAFRKLEMDQLPRYIVGNAQREESILQYADYLKYEQGFEVPLVPVLDFNGRQEVIPPVTHFVGGLPNTHFYSMGIIALPLSLAYAFTVHKVQGLTLVGRVHLELSRMWPCEHLLYVAMSRVRNPEQLSVSSFHPSLVRAAADCLLFDDSLPPVTQVRIAPYMVAATWRRSSERRKKTVLRKRLEAYVKRRQQRLQSEASKGDIRAEIRLLEEKMLKQRVRASAAHRKRRSTPGKLGAVAGSPMV; this is encoded by the coding sequence ATGAACAACATCTCTGCCTTTGATCTAGATGGCGAACAGGGAGACGGGCGCGCGATCAACGAGGAGAGGGATCGACAGCTCGATGGTGAcgcctccgcggcgacggcatcaCCAGCACATCAGGAAGGCGTTTCGAAAGACGACTGGGATGATCAGTCGTACGGTGCTGTTGACAAGGACATCAAAGGCGTGGAAGATTGGGTCAGCGACGACACCCTGCCCATCGCACCTGCCGCCTGTGCCGGTGATGCTGTGCGGACAGCCGATAAGCGCACTCGCCAGCTCATATTGGACCCAGTGGAGTGGCTGGCCCAGGCCTCCGACGCACCGCTCATGGACGAGACCTTGCTCGAATCGAACACGCACATCAAGGACCAACTTACTGAGGCACTCGCGccgtccgctgccgccaagTACACGGAGTGGCTTCGCCATCGAACGCACGATGCCACCTTCAGCGACGCGGAGCCGGCAATCGGCGAAGTGCCGCCGAGCGCGGGCCGTGTGGCAGCGATGGTCGTCAGGGGCTTTGAtccggcaacggcggcatTTATGGCGTCAGCATCGCAGCAGAGCATCGAGGCCGAGGAAGACACAAGcttgcaggaggcgctgacTGCTGAGCTTTACGCCGACGTCTCTCGAGCCATCCGCAAGCAGCAGTATCACCGACCGCGCAACAAGAAGGcgaagcgcagcgaggcggccgccgccgccccctcgaTTCATGccgacacagacagagaccGTTTCACGGATGCAGAGCACCCGTCAGAGGCGCCTCTGAGTCGCGAGAACGACGCTGCGACAATGCAAGCCGAGGCACTGCCTCCTGCCGCCCAGTCTGCAGCTCTCCTCAACCCAGACGAGGGTGCAGATGGTACCGTtggcggtgcgctgccgaCACCTTGTCACGAagtcgccaccgcctcgttcGGGCCACCGAAGAGGGATAACACGACTGCGCTAGCGGCGGAGTCGGACGCACTCGTCTACAACATTTTTacgcgccgcgtcgccaaGGCTGGATCGATGAGCATCCGCACACTGGCGCTGATGGGCATCGGCGTCGACCGAACCACGCGTGAGCTCTGCGTGACGgacgccgaggcgctgcggaACCTCGCTGGCGAGCTGCGTGCCCACCGTGTCTCCTGGCCAAAGGTCTGGTCGCACGGCCCCCTTTATCAACAGATTGAGCGTCTCCTGAGCGATGCGGCCGTCGAGGACCCCGTGGAGCGAGTGTCTGGGCTGCTGAAGTTGCAGTACAACCGATcccacctgcagcggcagaagcCTGGTCTTGTCGTAGGCGGAGAGACGACAGAGTCGGAGCAAAGGccatcagcggcggtggaggcgaccACTGCACAGCCTAGTATGATGGAGAGCATCGATGATAAGCTCTTCACCCTTCAGGACCTTAACGCGGAGCAGCAAGCCGTCGTGCAGCTGGTCATGCAGGGGCATCATACGtacatcggcggcggcgctggcacgGGCAAGTCGGTGCTGCTCCGTGTCATCAAGCAGCAGCTTGTTCGTGAAGGGCTGGCTGTGGCTGTGACGGGGACGACTGGCATTGCCGGCTCTCAGATCGGCGGGTGCACGCTGCATCACTGTCTCGGTATCAGCCCTCTCGGTGAGTTCACGCGTCGCAAGGACTTGAGCAGCTACGACGTTATTATCATTGATGAGGTGTCGATGCTTTCACGAGATCTCTTCGAGTCGCTGGAggtgcacctgcgccgcgccaACAACACCAACCTCCCCTTCGGTGGTGTGCAGATGATACTGAGTGGAGACTTTCTGCAGCTCGGCGCGATTCACGCACAGCCGCTTATCACGTCCACTGTCTTCCGCCGCAATTTTGTGCATCTGAAGTTGCACACGGTGGTGCGGCAAAACGGCGACCTGTGCTTTGCCgcccagctgcagcagcttcggCGTGGAAGGGTGCCACTGGACCTACCGAAATCGGTGCGGTTCATGTCGCGAGAGCAGGTGGTGGCCGAGCACCATGCTGCGTCTGAGCTTCGTGAGCGCCAGCAggctcagctgcagcaggtccTGTCCACCACAACCAGTAAGCCCTCCATAGACCCTCACACGGAGACACTGGCGACCTCCAACGCTGCCGATGAGAGCCTTCGGACTCagtccgcggcggcgaccacGCCGGTGCGTCCGTTCCCACAAGTACGGCGCCGCGACAGCGTGGCTGCGTTCGTGGACGGCGCCGTGAACCTTTTGCCGACGAATCGCGAGGTCGACGCGACGAACACGGAGCAGCTGGACAGGTTGGACGGGGAGCTTATCACCTTTGCGCCTCAGCTCCTGCCCCCGTCCCTCGTGGGCACCTGGTCGCCGACGTATGTGCTGCGCATCCATGCGCCACCGAAGCTGAACATGAAGACGTTCGCGCTGGAGATGCGGCGGTACCTCGCCGCGTTCTACACACACGGGCAGCGCGCGTCGTCGCAGCCGTCGTCTCGCTTGTCAGCGCGGCTGTCGCGTCGCGAAAaggatgccgcggcgtcctccagcaccgcagcagcgtcggcaaACTTCAGTGACGGCGCGTGGCTCCTGCACCCCAGCCTCAGCGAGCGCAGCATTGTGTTGTACCCCCTCTTCGTCGACGCCTTGGCCCTCCGggtgcgtctgccgccgaCGATAGACAAGGAAGAGGCGCAGGCGTTCTTGCTGTACCTGAGTGAGCTGGATCGTCATCTTGAAAACATTGACAACGGCGTACGGGTCCGCGACGTCCTCATGCACGCAGACGGCATGCACACGGAGCAGGACGAGTTCACTCTCTCGCAGTACGTCCAACGCACCCCGCTTGCCCGGCCACTGGGGCTGAAGATTGGCGCTCGTGTGATGCTCCGCACCAACCTTGCCCCGGGGCTCGTGAACGGAAGCCTGGGCACCGTTGTGGCCTTTCGCAAGCTGGAAATGGACCAGCTTCCGCGCTACATCGTTGGCAACGCGCAGCGGGAGGAATCCATCTTGCAGTACGCCGACTACTTGAAGTACGAGCAGGGCTTCGAAGTGCCACTGGTGCCGGTATTGGACTTCAACGGGCGGCAGGAGGTGATCCCGCCAGTGACGCACTTTGTTGGAGGGCTGCCGAACACGCACTTCTACAGCATGGGGATCATCGCCCTGCCGCTCTCCTTAGCCTACGCCTTCACGGTGCACAAGGTGCAGGGGCTCACCCTGGTGGGTCGCGTGCACCTGGAGCTGTCCCGCATGTGGCCGTGTGAGCATCTGCTGTACGTGGCCATGAGCCGCGTGCGCAACCCGGAGCAGCTGTCGGTCTCCTCTTTTCACCCCAGCCTagtgcgtgcggcggcggactgCCTGCTCTTCGATGACAGCCTGCCGCCGGTGACGCAGGTGCGAATCGCGCCGTACATGGTGGCGGCGACCTGGCGCCGCTCCAGTGAGCGACGCAAGAAGACGGTGCTGAGGAAGCGTCTCGAGGCGTACGTGAAGAGGCGCCAGCAGAGGCTGCAGAGTGAGGCGAGTAAAGGCGACATCCGCGCAGAAATACGACTCCTGGAGGAGAAGATGCTAAAGCAGCGGGTGAGGGCGTCGGCCGCGCACCGCAAGCGCCGTAGCACCCCCGGCAAGCTGGGCGCCGTTGCTGGTTCCCCGATGGTGTGA
- a CDS encoding putative PIF1 helicase-like protein, with product MAKPKKPASRRCTQRETATPTPAAVTAAEAPVAPANPAADAFRESLDEESFFSSLLQPGKGVSGIADPRESTLVYNALTGRMTSETSVTMQCLRELGFDVNDQRQVIMKHPEVLNALAERVRAGTAALPTKWPVTVARVISAVVMNRHISDPAKALEQMIQVKTNSVMRSRYTSVVSAVNSDLDAAMAQTTAAEQAGMNGGHDPDQAIELNDEQKRVIDIALRGHHLYIGGSAGTGKTVLLRAVARRLQGHRLRVAMTATTGVAGCHIGGSTFHHALGVTSRGEFMRRSIILDYDVIIIDEVSMFPQSLFEEFDRVLREEAGTPDLPFGGVQIILCGDFLQLGCINEKSLIGSPLFHKNFVKIRLETQVRQTANSQFANDLQLMRLGIVPSDLPTTVQLLPPGTMVDSAVNLLPTNKEVHAANERQLQELPGDSLTLTPETGITSLQCETTATLLLRTTPDFNEAEFARHTRSLLQATLDLPRASLLSLYRVYEDGHVMRVMLPPGESVAWRDAMRERFLEIAGLLNDLELGATVTEIIPNGDGLHTPEIEDYLHKVMSKHPIAQPLALKKGCRVLLRSNLSSNLVNGSIGTVVDFVECKEESFPEYIKTESVRRCIDRYRVFCFTECGMPVPMVPVVQFHSGEQIAVPPWEFSVGGGPNTHFYSLSSVALPLSLAYAFTVHKVQGLTLVGRVHLELSRMWPCEHLLYVAMSRVRNPEQLSMSSFTASMVVANETCVHFDKELRGALQLTVADVAKYPISAWKRCNDTIYHLRCRGASLRRLLEGVTSMSGSISPLMVSGSGSSQAHDSRLDRSGRSFASRSRSDGEDDHEALSAHEMTSTSDGSRVMVRVGKHGSGGTGVAGEVNTDDPAFNLEHLSAIQQSVLVARRMRKLVRHVERVARLTEARHRTKSNGRNSKGPAAPEGAAHAASAAVAVVNGSDDASSRRDGAEAEEMDSDEPCDVERAASVMVASVAAAAAASPAISLAVGEEHTF from the coding sequence ATGGCGAAGCCGAAGAAGCCAGCAAGCCGACGATGCACGCAGCGGGAGACGGCTACACCGACACCAGCAGCCGTCACAGCCGCtgaggcgccggtggcgccagcgaaccccgccgccgacgcgtTCCGCGAGAGCCTTGACGAGGAATCCTTCTTCTCGTCACTCCTCCAACCAGGCAAAGGCGTCTCCGGCATTGCAGATCCGCGGGAGTCGACTCTCGTGTACAACGCCCTCACCGGTCGCATGACGAGCGAGACGTCGGTGACGATGCAGTGCCTGCGCGAGCTCGGCTTTGACGTCAACGACCAGCGCCAGGTGATCATGAAGCATCCGGAAGTGCTGAACGCGCTTGCCGAGCGGGTGCGCGCCggaacggcggcgctgccgacgaaGTGGCCCGTCACTGTCGCCCGCGTCATCAGTGCGGTGGTTATGAACAGACACATAAGCGACCCGGCGAAGGCGCTCGAGCAGATGATCCAGGTGAAGACAAACAGCGTCATGCGCAGCCGCTACACCTCCGTTGTGTCCGCGGTGAACAGCGACCTGGACGCCGCCATGGCacagacgacggcggcggagcaggcAGGCATGAACGGCGGGCACGATCCGGATCAGGCAATCGAGCTCAACGACGAGCAGAAGCGCGTCATCGACATCGCCCTGCGAGGGCATCACTTGTACATCGGCGGTagcgccggcaccggcaagacAGTGCTCCTGCGCGCCGTGGCGCGTCGCCTGCaaggccaccgcctccgcgtcgcGATGACCGCCACTACGGGCGTAGCCGGGTGCCACATTGGCGGCTCGACCTTCCACCATGCCCTCGGCGTCACCTCCCGCGGCGAGTTCATGCGACGCAGCATCATCCTCGACTACGACGTCATCATCATCGATGAGGTGTCCATGTTCCCGCAAAGCCTCTTTGAGGAATTTGACCGCGTTctgcgcgaggaggccgGCACGCCTGATCTGCCGTTCGGCGGTGTGCAGATCATCCTGTGCGGTGACTTTCTCCAGCTCGGCTGCATCAACGAAAAATCGCTCATCGGCTCACCACTTTTCCACAAGAACTTTGTGAAGATCCGTCTCGAGACGCAGGTGCGGCAGACCGCCAACTCTCAGTTCGCGAATGACCTGCAGCTCATGCGTCTGGGTATCGTGCCGAGCGATCTCCCGACGACGGTGCAGCTACTGCCGCCGGGAACCATGGTCGACTCCGCCGTGAATCTGCTGCCGACAAACAAGGAGGTGCATGCGGCCAACGAGCGGCAGCTCCAGGAGCTGCCAGGGGACTCGTTGACGCTCACGCCAGAGACCGGCATCACCTCCCTCCAGTGCGAaacgacggcgacgctgctgctgcgcacgacgCCGGATTTCAACGAGGCCGAGTTTGCCCGCCACACCCGCTCTCTACTGCAGGCCACTCTTGACCTGCCccgcgcctccctcctctcgctctACCGTGTGTACGAGGACGGTCACGTGATGCGCGTCATGCTGCCGCCTGGAGAGTCCGTCGCGTGGCGCGACGCGATGCGGGAGCGATTCCTCGAGATTGCTGGCCTACTGAACGACCTGGAGCTTGGCGCCACGGTGACGGAGATCATCCCGAACGGAGACGGCCTGCACACGCCTGAGATAGAGGACTACCTGCACAAGGTTATGTCGAAGCACCcgatcgcgcagccgctggccCTCAAGAAGGGCTGCCGCGTTCTTCTGCGCTCGAACCTCTCGAGCAACCTCGTAAACGGCAGCATCGGCACCGTCGTGGACTTTGTGGAGTGCAAGGAGGAGTCCTTTCCCGAGTACATCAAGACTGAGTCTGTGAGGCGCTGCATCGATCGCTACCGCGTGTTCTGCTTCACCGAGTGCGGCATGCCAGTACCAATGGTGCCCGTTGTCCAGTTCCACAGCGGCGAGCAGATCGCGGTGCCACCGTGGGAGTTCTCCGTTGGTGGTGGGCCGAACACGCACTTCTACAGCCTTTCAAGCGTCGCCTTGCCGCTCTCCTTAGCCTACGCCTTCACGGTGCACAAGGTGCAGGGGCTCACTCTGGTGGGTCGCGTGCACCTGGAGCTGTCCCGCATGTGGCCGTGTGAGCATCTGCTGTACGTGGCCATGAGCCGCGTGCGCAACCCGGAGCAGCTGTCCATGTCGAGCTTCACGGCAAGTATGGTAGTGGCGAACGAAACGTGCGTCCATTTCGACAAGGAGCTGCGTGGGGCGCTGCAGTTGACCGTCGCTGACGTCGCCAAGTACCCTATCTCGGCATGGAAGCGGTGCAACGACACTATCTACCACcttcgctgccgtggcgccTCGCTGCGTCGCCTGCTGGAGGGGGTGACGTCCATGAGCGGCAGCATATCTCCGCTGATGGTGTCGgggagcggcagctcgcAGGCACACGACAGTCGTCTCGACCGCTCTGGGAGAAGCTTCGCGTCTCGTAGTAGAAGCGACGGTGAGGACGACCATGAGGCGCTCTCCGCTCACGAGATGACGAGCACAAGCGACGGTAGTCGAGTGATGGTGCGTGTAGGCAaacacggcagcggcggtacTGGCGTGGCGGGCGAAGTCAATACCGATGACCCGGCTTTCAACCTAGAACACCTTAGCGCCATCCAGCAGTCGGTCCTCGTGGCGCGTCGCATGCGCAAGCTGGTCCGGCATGTTGAGCGGGTAGCGAGGCTGACTGAAGCGCGACACCGCACCAAGAGCAACGGGAGGAATAGCAAGgggccagcagctccggaaggcgctgctcacgcagcgtcagctgcagtggcggtCGTGAACGGCAGCGATGATGCGTCGAGTAGGCGAGAc
- a CDS encoding NADH-cytochrome b5 reductase-like protein, with product MFYDVNKGYVTRVAVVFATAFGMSYAVYKLVLQPMQQRRPLAKRWCWCAPPVPITLVEKNGEKDSNMFVYRFALPNSYDYAGYEPVSSVRMMSGNVRELSSLSRWYTPISHPDERGFIEFAIKDCDPGRMSARLRYLEPGDIVYLGRWMREFPYQPNTFKELGVVCTTSGASVALQLMNIMDKNKADDTTLSLLYCHHTATGIPFKDTFFKAYAERNKNRIRVSYNVLAGGRRKGSAAPIEQNMYVGNIDPETIAAALPPPVRVVEAGAGVGGGTASQPPTYRPQLLICGPQSMLAFLCGRVSSFGNYGYWQGPFYRYSGFLKDMGYTRSQVYKFGVSTHFLADH from the coding sequence ATGTTTTACGACGTGAATAAGGGCTACGTGACCCGCGTGGCAGTCGTCTTCGCCACAGCGTTTGGTATGAGCTACGCGGTGTACAAGCTCGTGCTGCAGCCCATGCAGCAACGTCGGCCGCTGGCGaagcggtggtgctggtgtgcgccgccggtgccgatCACACTGGTGGAGAAGAACGGGGAGAAGGACAGCAACATGTTCGTGTACCGCTTCGCTTTGCCGAACAGTTACGACTACGCCGGGTATGAGCCGGTCAGCTCTGTTCGGATGATGAGCGGAAACGTGCGCGAgctctcctcgctctcccgGTGGTACACCCCGATCAGCCACCCCGACGAACGCGGCTTCATCGAGTTCGCGATCAAGGACTGTGACCCCGGCCGCATGTCTGCTCGCCTGCGCTACCTCGAACCGGGCGACATCGTTTATCTCGGGCGATGGATGCGGGAGTTCCCCTACCAGCCGAACACCTTCAAGGAGCTCGGCGTAGtgtgcaccacctccggcgcctccgtcgcgctgcagctcatgAACATCATGGACAAGAACAAGGCGGATGACACCACGCTCAGCCTCCTCTACTGCCACCACACAGCCACCGGCATTCCGTTCAAGGATACCTTCTTCAAGGCGTATGCAGAGCGCAACAAAAATCGTATTCGGGTCTCGTACAACGTGTTGGCCGGTGGGCGCCGAAAGGGGAGCGCCGCGCCGATCGAGCAGAACATGTACGTTGGTAACATCGACCCTGAAACGAttgcggcagcgctgccgccgccggtgcgcgtTGTGGaggccggcgccggcgtcggcggtggcactgCGTCGCAGCCCCCGACGTACCGCCCTCAGCTGCTCATCTGTGGACCGCAGTCGATGCTGGCGTTTCTGTGTGGTCGCGTCAGCTCCTTCGGAAACTACGGCTACTGGCAGGGGCCCTTCTATCGCTACTCCGGCTTCCTCAAAGACATGGGCTACACCCGCTCTCAAGTGTACAAGTTCGGCGTTTCGACACACTTCCTCGCCGATCATTAA